One segment of Pyrococcus sp. ST04 DNA contains the following:
- a CDS encoding hydrogenase subunit MbhD domain-containing protein — protein sequence MLGIILEITIIWLALFVVFHKDFLASLILYGLVGLVFVLLLLMYKAPDVALSGIVVGALITGLFIFAHEKLNENVELSLLKGFTVLPLLFALATNSMGISSETYRAYLSVWSMGNLVTEILAGWRLYDSIGEAFILFAAALGFSIALRRGRR from the coding sequence ATGCTTGGGATAATCCTTGAGATAACGATCATCTGGCTGGCATTATTTGTAGTGTTTCACAAGGATTTTCTGGCTTCGCTTATTTTGTATGGGTTAGTGGGTCTTGTCTTTGTTCTTCTTCTCTTGATGTATAAGGCTCCAGACGTTGCCCTTTCGGGAATTGTGGTTGGAGCTCTGATAACAGGGCTTTTTATATTTGCCCATGAGAAACTTAACGAAAATGTTGAGCTTTCTCTATTAAAAGGATTCACAGTATTACCACTTCTATTTGCCTTAGCGACAAACAGTATGGGAATTTCATCAGAAACTTATAGGGCGTATCTATCTGTCTGGAGTATGGGGAATTTAGTCACAGAAATACTCGCAGGATGGAGACTTTATGACAGCATTGGAGAAGCTTTCATCTTATTTGCAGCGGCATTGGGATTTAGCATAGCCTTGCGGAGGGGAAGGAGGTGA
- a CDS encoding ASCH domain-containing protein, which produces MQHVIALHQVYGELIFRGLKWHEIRRSRVFEEGDIVFLYIARGDLYTLKKTMRRLGLTEEQTLTKRGTIAGGFEVGEVIKADFETLWELTKDTSGLTFVHGENEGKKWLKGYINEYGYAFTIEKPFLFKDPVTKEELKEKYGVHVEGIIHLSLRTRRPWVKALLEDLMTREFEYI; this is translated from the coding sequence ATGCAACACGTCATAGCACTTCATCAAGTGTATGGGGAATTAATATTCAGAGGGCTTAAGTGGCATGAGATAAGGAGGAGCAGGGTGTTTGAAGAAGGAGACATTGTGTTCCTTTATATAGCGAGAGGTGACCTTTATACACTTAAGAAGACAATGAGAAGACTTGGGCTCACTGAAGAACAAACTTTGACAAAGAGAGGTACAATTGCTGGTGGATTTGAAGTGGGAGAAGTTATAAAAGCTGATTTTGAAACACTTTGGGAACTTACAAAGGATACTAGCGGATTAACATTTGTTCATGGAGAAAATGAGGGAAAGAAGTGGCTTAAGGGATATATAAATGAATATGGATATGCCTTTACAATAGAGAAGCCATTCTTATTTAAAGATCCTGTAACTAAAGAAGAACTTAAAGAAAAGTATGGCGTCCACGTTGAGGGAATAATACATCTTTCTTTAAGAACAAGGAGGCCTTGGGTAAAAGCTCTTCTTGAGGATCTTATGACAAGGGAATTTGAGTATATTTGA
- a CDS encoding MnhB domain-containing protein — translation MRMSIVARTTTKLISPFLVTYAAYLILYSSVSPGGGFQAGVILGVAIILLITSHGYKRVRKRFKKKLVSGLEGFSGVIISLILGIAIILTPLPSESITLPFNIFVGIKVGSAFTLIFYSLTAFMERD, via the coding sequence GTGAGGATGAGCATAGTTGCAAGAACGACTACAAAGCTCATAAGTCCATTTTTAGTCACATATGCAGCTTACCTTATTCTCTATAGTTCAGTTTCTCCAGGAGGAGGATTTCAAGCTGGAGTTATACTTGGAGTTGCTATAATCCTTCTAATAACATCTCATGGGTACAAGAGGGTGAGAAAAAGATTCAAGAAGAAACTTGTTAGCGGACTTGAAGGATTTTCAGGAGTTATAATATCGTTAATTCTTGGGATAGCAATTATACTTACCCCTCTTCCATCCGAGAGCATAACCCTACCGTTTAATATTTTTGTAGGGATAAAGGTGGGTTCAGCATTTACTCTGATATTTTATTCCCTTACAGCGTTTATGGAGAGGGACTGA
- a CDS encoding monovalent cation/H+ antiporter subunit E, translated as MTRIHLYLRKRLEEVRERYLYEIYERQKLPVWERIVLTWIILFVFWLGISGDFSLRGFLLGMITTGIISTYMKDFLTDDIRHSKHLAWKVLYFAFIYLPQYLIIMAFRLLESNLKVAKHAILMDINPGIIRIKTDLHSNTGVTILANSITLTPGTLTLDVVKKLDGTYLYVHWIDVETLNVEKAGEIIKGDIEEWLKKVFW; from the coding sequence ATGACAAGGATTCACCTCTATTTAAGGAAGAGGCTTGAAGAGGTTAGAGAAAGGTACCTATATGAGATATATGAGAGACAGAAATTACCTGTGTGGGAGAGAATAGTGCTAACTTGGATTATTCTATTTGTGTTTTGGCTTGGCATATCAGGGGATTTTAGTTTGAGGGGTTTTCTTCTTGGAATGATAACTACTGGGATTATATCAACATATATGAAAGACTTTCTAACTGATGATATTCGACACTCAAAACATCTGGCTTGGAAGGTTCTGTATTTTGCTTTCATTTATCTCCCTCAGTATTTAATAATAATGGCTTTCAGGCTGCTTGAGAGTAACTTAAAGGTAGCTAAACATGCTATATTAATGGACATAAATCCGGGGATTATAAGGATAAAGACAGACCTTCACTCCAATACAGGGGTTACTATACTGGCGAACTCAATTACCCTAACTCCAGGAACACTAACCTTGGACGTTGTGAAAAAATTAGACGGAACATATCTCTATGTTCATTGGATAGACGTTGAAACTTTAAACGTTGAAAAAGCTGGGGAAATAATTAAGGGGGATATAGAAGAATGGCTCAAGAAAGTATTCTGGTAG
- a CDS encoding single- stranded DNA-binding family protein — MPRLMTGFVRASGYANKVRRVLFAATRGKVDPEEVVRASAEINKLIFEKLQELNVKKEDVIRVTVDFEIEDGKIKWDLNSLSIEVYRKEEEEKLALAMEEIEVMEKTFEEVVKELEELANKLKEVTDGIINIVERIKQEHTGLKLKVEHHEA, encoded by the coding sequence ATGCCAAGACTTATGACAGGATTCGTGAGGGCGAGTGGATATGCAAATAAAGTTAGGCGAGTACTATTTGCAGCAACGAGAGGAAAAGTTGATCCAGAAGAGGTTGTGAGAGCGAGTGCAGAAATCAATAAGCTTATTTTTGAAAAACTCCAAGAGCTAAATGTGAAAAAAGAGGACGTTATCAGAGTGACTGTGGATTTTGAGATTGAAGATGGAAAAATAAAATGGGATTTAAATTCATTATCAATTGAAGTGTATAGGAAAGAAGAGGAAGAAAAGCTTGCTCTCGCAATGGAAGAAATTGAAGTTATGGAAAAGACGTTTGAGGAGGTTGTGAAAGAACTGGAAGAGCTTGCAAATAAACTGAAAGAGGTGACGGACGGCATAATAAACATCGTTGAAAGAATTAAACAAGAGCACACAGGATTAAAGTTAAAGGTGGAACATCATGAGGCGTAG
- the tgtA gene encoding tRNA guanosine(15) transglycosylase TgtA, which translates to MSRGDFMFRFEIKARDAAGRIGKLEVNGKKIETPAIMPVVNPKQLIVEPKELEKMGFDIIITNSYIIYKDKELREKAIEMGIHKLLDYNGIIEVDSGSFQLMRYGNVDVSNKEIVEFQHKIGVDIGTFLDIPTPPDAPREKAEKDLKITLERAKEAEEIKEIPMNATIQGSTYTDLRRKAARILSGMNFEIHPIGAVVPLLESYRFKELVDIVISSKVGLRPDRPVHLFGAGHPIIFALAVAMGVDLFDSASYALYAKDDRYMTPNGTKRLEELEYFPCSCPVCSRYTPQELREMPKEERARLLAIHNLWVIKEEINRIKQAIREGELWRLVDERARAHPKLYAAYKRLLDHYSYLEEFEPITKKSAFFKISEESLKWPIVRRAQERARRVKEKFPETIKHPIFGDIPRYLSLTYPFAQSEGEEDFPIEKPTNENAHLYIQAIAEYQFGKGSSEAFKDVKVEISKTGMPRQVKVNGKRVATVRAEDGLLTLGIEGAKRLHQVLPYPRMRVVVNDEAEPFVRKGKDVFAKFVTFADPNIRPYDEVLVVNENDELLGTGQALLSGREMIVFQVGRAVKVRKGVGK; encoded by the coding sequence ATGAGCCGAGGTGATTTTATGTTCCGGTTTGAGATAAAGGCTAGAGACGCAGCAGGTAGAATAGGAAAGCTAGAAGTCAATGGTAAGAAAATAGAAACCCCTGCAATAATGCCAGTCGTTAATCCAAAGCAACTGATAGTAGAACCAAAGGAGTTAGAGAAGATGGGTTTCGACATAATAATCACAAACTCATACATAATATACAAGGATAAAGAACTCAGAGAGAAGGCCATTGAAATGGGAATACATAAACTATTAGATTACAACGGGATTATAGAGGTGGATTCTGGCTCATTTCAGCTAATGAGGTACGGAAACGTAGATGTTTCTAACAAAGAGATAGTCGAGTTTCAGCATAAAATTGGGGTTGATATAGGAACATTCCTAGACATTCCAACCCCTCCCGATGCCCCCAGGGAGAAGGCCGAAAAAGACCTAAAAATAACCCTAGAGAGGGCTAAGGAAGCAGAGGAAATAAAGGAGATTCCAATGAACGCAACAATTCAAGGCTCAACATACACTGACCTAAGAAGAAAAGCTGCCAGAATATTAAGTGGGATGAACTTTGAAATTCACCCGATAGGGGCAGTAGTTCCTCTTCTAGAATCATATAGGTTTAAGGAACTAGTTGATATCGTCATCTCTTCCAAAGTTGGACTGAGACCAGATAGGCCCGTTCATCTTTTTGGAGCAGGTCACCCAATAATTTTCGCACTAGCAGTTGCGATGGGGGTAGATTTATTCGACTCAGCGAGCTATGCATTGTATGCAAAGGATGACAGATACATGACCCCTAACGGAACCAAGAGGCTTGAGGAGCTTGAGTACTTTCCTTGCTCTTGTCCAGTTTGCTCAAGGTATACCCCTCAGGAACTTAGAGAAATGCCAAAAGAAGAGCGAGCCAGACTTTTGGCTATCCACAATCTCTGGGTGATCAAGGAGGAAATTAATAGAATTAAGCAGGCAATTAGAGAGGGAGAGCTTTGGAGACTAGTTGATGAAAGAGCTAGAGCTCATCCTAAGCTCTATGCAGCCTATAAAAGGCTATTAGATCATTATTCCTATCTCGAAGAGTTTGAACCCATAACAAAGAAATCTGCATTTTTTAAGATAAGTGAAGAAAGCCTAAAGTGGCCTATAGTAAGGAGGGCACAAGAAAGGGCACGGAGAGTGAAGGAGAAGTTCCCTGAGACAATTAAGCATCCAATATTTGGAGACATACCGAGATACCTAAGTCTTACTTATCCATTTGCCCAAAGTGAGGGGGAGGAAGACTTTCCAATAGAAAAGCCCACAAATGAAAATGCCCACCTTTACATCCAAGCCATAGCTGAATATCAGTTTGGGAAGGGCTCTAGCGAGGCATTTAAGGATGTTAAAGTTGAGATATCAAAGACAGGAATGCCAAGGCAGGTGAAAGTGAATGGAAAAAGAGTAGCCACTGTAAGAGCAGAAGATGGACTTTTAACACTTGGAATTGAGGGAGCAAAGAGGTTACACCAAGTACTTCCATATCCTAGAATGAGAGTTGTCGTCAATGACGAAGCTGAACCCTTTGTAAGAAAGGGGAAGGATGTATTTGCTAAATTTGTGACATTCGCTGATCCCAACATAAGGCCATACGATGAAGTTCTCGTTGTAAACGAAAATGATGAGCTTTTAGGAACTGGACAAGCCTTGCTTTCTGGAAGAGAAATGATAGTTTTTCAAGTTGGAAGAGCAGTAAAAGTTAGGAAGGGTGTTGGAAAATGA
- a CDS encoding monovalent cation/H+ antiporter complex subunit F: MAQESILVAGIGVLLITALMATYRVIVGPSLADRVVGLNTVTTKVVGIIAILAVLWREWYLIDAAIVLLMVNSVSGLILAKYMERRGKSD; this comes from the coding sequence ATGGCTCAAGAAAGTATTCTGGTAGCTGGCATAGGAGTTCTGTTAATAACTGCTCTAATGGCAACTTACAGGGTTATTGTTGGACCAAGCTTAGCTGACAGGGTAGTTGGGCTTAATACTGTAACGACCAAGGTAGTTGGAATAATAGCAATATTGGCAGTGCTGTGGAGGGAATGGTACTTAATTGACGCTGCTATAGTCCTTTTAATGGTAAACTCCGTAAGTGGATTAATACTTGCCAAATATATGGAAAGGAGGGGAAAAAGTGATTGA
- the mnhG gene encoding monovalent cation/H(+) antiporter subunit G has product MIEIIPLFFGYSIMFFGSLGVIRFPDVYTRLHAATKCDTGGIMGIVFGLILMNYVPNIVKAKLLFLLVLIALINPMISHAIARGAYKMGVKPEVRVDMYAWDNP; this is encoded by the coding sequence GTGATTGAGATAATCCCTTTATTTTTTGGATATTCGATAATGTTTTTTGGATCATTAGGCGTGATTAGATTTCCAGACGTCTATACTAGGCTTCACGCGGCAACGAAGTGTGATACTGGCGGAATAATGGGCATTGTTTTTGGTTTGATTCTTATGAATTACGTCCCAAATATTGTAAAAGCTAAGCTCTTATTTCTTCTTGTCCTCATTGCCCTGATAAATCCAATGATAAGCCATGCAATAGCTCGAGGAGCATATAAAATGGGAGTAAAACCAGAGGTTAGGGTGGACATGTATGCTTGGGATAATCCTTGA
- a CDS encoding alkaline phosphatase family protein: MKLALISIDGNGVYNLKHMPFLSELAEEGHYFVVDSIFPTLTDLVHTTVMTGVEPRIHWVVENGYYDRLSGVRVKFYEYEVAFNPHRVIKAPLIQDLLRQKGVRIASVSGYTMPPFSNVDVRIFPPFFSGDELYRKHGRDWKKDIWVLNSALYLYEECKPDLLLIHFASVDGMQHDHGPESKGALKAVETVDSAIRTLWERLKREYAFIIFADHGQEEVHTWVNLREYLKSHGIEVLRISSGGGVHVYLKDPNESEDAYLLLRRAPGVKAVFFREDLPHLNAPVSGDLIVSAKEGYWFCHHRECRGIKGKSYWVKGMHGSLNEKVLRVPLIIWGLDVKRDEATLYDIAPTILEFFGIQKRAEMKGISLI; the protein is encoded by the coding sequence ATGAAGCTGGCTCTGATTAGCATCGATGGAAATGGGGTTTACAATCTTAAGCATATGCCCTTCTTGAGTGAACTCGCGGAGGAAGGACACTATTTTGTTGTTGATTCAATATTTCCCACTCTTACGGATTTAGTTCATACAACAGTCATGACTGGTGTGGAGCCAAGAATTCACTGGGTTGTTGAGAACGGGTATTATGATAGGCTTAGTGGAGTGAGAGTTAAGTTTTACGAGTATGAAGTTGCATTTAACCCGCATAGGGTGATAAAAGCACCATTGATTCAGGACTTATTAAGACAGAAGGGAGTTAGAATAGCGAGCGTCTCGGGATATACGATGCCACCATTCAGCAATGTTGATGTTAGAATATTTCCTCCCTTTTTCTCTGGAGACGAGCTTTATAGGAAGCATGGTAGGGATTGGAAGAAGGATATTTGGGTTCTGAACTCTGCTCTATATCTGTATGAAGAGTGTAAGCCAGATTTGCTTCTCATTCACTTTGCATCTGTTGATGGAATGCAACATGATCATGGACCAGAAAGCAAGGGGGCCCTAAAAGCTGTTGAAACTGTCGATTCAGCAATTAGAACTCTTTGGGAGAGGTTAAAAAGGGAATATGCCTTCATAATATTTGCAGATCATGGACAGGAGGAAGTTCACACATGGGTTAACCTCAGGGAATACCTAAAGTCTCATGGAATTGAAGTTCTGAGGATCTCCTCTGGTGGAGGCGTTCATGTTTATTTAAAAGATCCTAATGAGAGCGAAGATGCATACCTTTTATTAAGAAGAGCACCAGGAGTAAAGGCCGTGTTTTTTAGGGAGGATTTACCTCATTTGAATGCTCCTGTAAGTGGCGATCTAATAGTTTCAGCTAAGGAAGGCTACTGGTTCTGCCATCATAGAGAATGCAGGGGTATAAAGGGTAAAAGCTATTGGGTTAAGGGTATGCATGGCTCTCTGAACGAGAAGGTTTTGAGGGTACCCCTGATAATATGGGGGTTGGATGTTAAGAGGGACGAAGCTACCCTTTATGATATTGCCCCAACTATATTGGAGTTCTTTGGAATACAAAAAAGAGCGGAAATGAAGGGTATATCACTAATTTAA
- a CDS encoding NADH-quinone oxidoreductase subunit K, giving the protein MIGIILIAIGLLGIIVNKSRLKQVLSLNVMALGVVLFLIRTGSLMGSEPPLKGFIRPVDPLPAVLMLTTLVVDVAVTGLALGLLIGGSEE; this is encoded by the coding sequence ATGATAGGGATAATTCTCATTGCAATTGGATTACTAGGGATCATCGTGAATAAGTCCCGACTAAAACAGGTGCTATCACTTAATGTAATGGCTCTGGGGGTTGTACTATTCCTAATCAGGACAGGTTCCTTAATGGGGAGTGAACCTCCACTCAAGGGTTTTATTAGACCCGTTGATCCTCTACCTGCCGTTTTAATGTTGACTACCTTAGTAGTTGATGTGGCAGTCACTGGTTTGGCTTTGGGTCTTCTCATAGGAGGGAGTGAAGAATGA
- a CDS encoding LEA type 2 family protein, giving the protein MRRSVTILILLLISVPLFNLGYFIFRYIALGPLNDCQVKILDVYVKEMRTDSADVVLTIQIHNPTKKTVKMDGVRMDIYAGDVYIGEFSVNKTITLEAGKYITIPINFTIYYSNIPTEFVRILIENETTKVNWTIRGGLYANSIFGTLEVPFEASFR; this is encoded by the coding sequence ATGAGGCGTAGCGTTACAATACTCATATTACTTTTGATTTCGGTGCCTCTCTTCAATCTCGGGTACTTTATATTTAGGTATATTGCTCTAGGACCCTTAAATGACTGTCAGGTTAAAATACTTGATGTCTATGTAAAGGAAATGAGAACTGATAGTGCTGATGTTGTTCTCACTATTCAAATTCACAATCCCACAAAAAAGACCGTCAAGATGGATGGGGTAAGAATGGATATATATGCTGGAGATGTATATATTGGAGAGTTCTCAGTAAACAAGACCATAACTTTGGAAGCCGGAAAGTATATTACAATACCAATAAACTTTACAATTTACTATTCGAACATTCCAACGGAGTTCGTGAGAATATTGATAGAAAATGAAACAACTAAAGTAAACTGGACAATCAGGGGAGGGTTATATGCAAATTCAATTTTTGGAACGCTGGAAGTCCCATTTGAGGCTTCATTTAGGTAG
- the cobB gene encoding NAD-dependent protein deacetylase, translating into MIAEVAGVLASSKSAIAFTGAGISAESGVPTFRGRDGLWKRYRPEELATPEAFRTNPKLVWEFYKWRIKKILEAKPNPAHYSLVELEKMGILKAVITQNVDDLHREAGTKNLLELHGNIFRVRCTSCNYKEYLKESGRIEEVLQEDIPRCPKCGAYLRPDVVWFGEPLPEEVLSKAFKLAETADVVIVVGTSGVVYPAAYIPYIVKENNGTVIEINVQESGITPIADFFLRGKAGVILPKLVDEVRRIIE; encoded by the coding sequence ATGATAGCCGAGGTAGCTGGAGTTCTTGCATCTTCCAAGAGTGCCATAGCATTTACTGGTGCAGGGATAAGTGCGGAGAGTGGAGTCCCAACATTTAGAGGAAGAGATGGGCTATGGAAGAGATATCGACCTGAGGAGCTTGCTACTCCAGAAGCTTTTAGAACAAATCCAAAGCTCGTTTGGGAATTCTATAAGTGGAGAATCAAGAAAATACTCGAGGCAAAGCCAAATCCAGCTCATTACTCGCTAGTAGAGTTGGAAAAAATGGGGATCTTGAAGGCTGTTATAACTCAGAATGTTGATGACCTTCATAGAGAAGCTGGCACCAAAAACTTACTTGAATTACATGGAAATATTTTCAGGGTTAGATGTACATCCTGTAATTATAAGGAGTACTTGAAAGAAAGTGGTAGAATAGAGGAAGTCTTGCAAGAGGATATTCCAAGGTGTCCAAAATGTGGTGCCTATTTAAGACCAGATGTTGTTTGGTTTGGAGAACCTCTTCCTGAAGAAGTTCTCTCTAAAGCATTCAAGCTAGCCGAGACAGCGGATGTAGTGATAGTCGTCGGAACAAGTGGAGTAGTATATCCAGCAGCCTACATCCCATATATTGTAAAGGAGAACAATGGAACTGTAATTGAAATTAATGTTCAAGAGTCTGGAATAACACCGATAGCGGATTTCTTCTTAAGAGGGAAAGCTGGGGTAATACTTCCAAAACTTGTTGATGAAGTGAGGAGGATTATTGAATGA
- a CDS encoding V4R domain-containing protein produces the protein MPLRSNITVLDQILGGGFEKGHNIALVGGIDNDYVLLLHQLVMSFLNQGLKVLLIEFRQDVSTLVKWLASYGIDYSKYIEKGKLKILDGFSNLYSPTHVSGTNILPNPMDLSITTAIIRDSVVKEAYDFVVIDDLSSLYALQTDQKAYVRIIVRLINSIKRMGASSLVGINSDVLTIQDLSMMLIPFEYLFEIKDSQIRIIRSLRPLMINQRTIPYLRTKTGIIPMEDAFKNIEHVKGALVLDKNGVLLMGNVRVQIIEEYSESALIEFIYNFLGPEKGREFLYNWGKYEVGRLQIERSLFEGLSQEEAMKKILEDSFEFTKATGGGELKIVEITKDRVVIEGKNLFPGLRSFPYPVHMNYAGAFAGLLEKITGKTWKGEEIQCEGQGHRKCVFLLRVAT, from the coding sequence ATGCCACTCAGAAGTAATATTACTGTACTTGATCAAATTTTAGGAGGAGGATTCGAGAAAGGACACAACATTGCCCTAGTTGGTGGTATTGATAATGACTATGTGTTACTTCTTCATCAACTAGTTATGTCATTTTTAAACCAGGGGCTAAAAGTCCTTCTGATAGAGTTCAGACAAGATGTTAGTACCCTAGTGAAATGGTTAGCCTCTTATGGAATTGACTACTCTAAGTATATTGAGAAAGGAAAATTAAAAATACTTGACGGTTTCTCAAACCTCTATTCCCCAACACATGTATCTGGAACAAACATCCTCCCAAATCCGATGGACTTAAGTATAACAACAGCTATAATCAGAGATAGCGTCGTTAAGGAAGCTTACGACTTTGTCGTTATTGACGACCTTAGTTCGCTGTATGCCCTTCAAACGGACCAGAAGGCATATGTGAGAATCATAGTCAGGTTAATAAACTCCATAAAAAGAATGGGAGCTTCCTCTCTTGTCGGCATAAATTCAGACGTTTTAACAATCCAGGATCTCTCTATGATGCTAATTCCATTTGAGTACCTCTTCGAAATAAAAGATAGTCAAATTAGAATAATTAGATCACTGAGGCCACTAATGATAAACCAGAGAACGATTCCATACCTTAGAACGAAAACTGGTATTATCCCGATGGAGGACGCGTTTAAGAACATAGAACATGTAAAAGGGGCACTAGTACTTGATAAGAATGGAGTCCTCTTAATGGGAAATGTTAGAGTTCAGATAATCGAAGAATACTCAGAATCAGCCCTCATTGAGTTTATATACAACTTCCTTGGCCCCGAAAAAGGAAGGGAGTTCCTATATAACTGGGGAAAATATGAAGTAGGAAGGCTACAGATAGAGAGAAGCTTATTTGAAGGACTTTCTCAAGAAGAGGCTATGAAAAAGATCTTAGAAGACTCTTTTGAATTTACAAAAGCTACCGGAGGGGGAGAGCTTAAGATAGTGGAAATAACAAAGGATAGAGTTGTCATAGAGGGAAAGAATCTATTTCCCGGTTTGAGAAGTTTTCCTTATCCAGTTCACATGAATTATGCCGGAGCATTTGCTGGGCTATTAGAAAAGATCACTGGAAAAACGTGGAAAGGAGAAGAAATCCAATGTGAAGGGCAAGGACATAGAAAATGTGTATTTCTACTTAGGGTAGCTACCTAA
- a CDS encoding adenylate kinase, with translation MNILIFGPPGSGKSTQARRIIERYSLTYIASGDIIRAEIQARTPLGIEMESYLSKGDLIPDTIVNTLIISKLRRVRENFIMDGYPRTPEQVIALENYLYDHGIKIDVAIDIYISREESIRRISGRRICKKCGAVYHVEFNPPKVPGKCDICGGELIQREDDRPEIVGKRYDIYVKNMEPIIKFYQKQGIYVRIDGHGTINEVWERIRPLLDYIYNQEKRR, from the coding sequence ATGAATATCCTCATATTTGGCCCACCTGGCAGTGGTAAGTCAACACAAGCAAGGAGAATAATAGAGAGGTACTCCTTAACCTATATAGCCTCCGGAGATATCATAAGAGCCGAAATTCAGGCAAGAACTCCTCTAGGAATTGAAATGGAATCTTATCTCTCTAAAGGGGACTTAATTCCAGATACAATCGTTAATACCCTTATAATATCAAAACTAAGAAGGGTAAGGGAGAATTTCATCATGGATGGCTATCCAAGAACTCCAGAACAAGTGATAGCCTTAGAGAACTATCTCTACGATCATGGGATAAAAATAGACGTTGCCATTGACATATACATAAGCAGAGAAGAGAGCATAAGAAGAATATCGGGTAGGAGAATTTGTAAGAAATGTGGGGCTGTGTATCATGTAGAATTCAATCCCCCTAAAGTTCCTGGAAAGTGTGATATATGTGGAGGAGAGTTAATCCAGAGAGAAGATGATAGACCAGAAATAGTCGGAAAAAGATATGATATCTATGTTAAAAATATGGAACCAATCATAAAGTTCTATCAGAAGCAGGGAATATATGTGAGAATAGACGGGCACGGGACAATAAATGAGGTTTGGGAAAGGATAAGACCTCTCTTAGATTACATTTATAACCAAGAAAAACGGCGATGA
- a CDS encoding FUN14 domain-containing protein — translation MDLNIAGITGDVGVGAVVGFIVGYALKKLMKIVIALIGAYVLSLFWLQQKGVITINTDALFNLTKQATTATLSLADKVMGILPGSAAFVAGFYLGFKKG, via the coding sequence ATGGATCTCAACATTGCTGGGATAACTGGAGATGTTGGTGTTGGCGCAGTTGTTGGTTTTATAGTCGGATACGCCTTAAAGAAATTAATGAAAATAGTTATAGCCCTTATAGGAGCATACGTGTTGAGCTTATTCTGGCTTCAGCAAAAAGGTGTCATCACAATAAACACTGACGCTCTCTTCAACTTAACAAAACAGGCGACTACAGCAACACTAAGCTTGGCAGATAAAGTCATGGGAATACTTCCAGGAAGTGCAGCCTTTGTAGCAGGCTTCTATTTGGGGTTCAAGAAGGGTTAA